A genomic window from Candidatus Kouleothrix ribensis includes:
- a CDS encoding MFS transporter — MEQSVLLTDSAAAPAAGIWSPTHRRLTIGLVLTVTAAAFESLAVATILPATSRDLGGLALYGWVFSAFMLTNLIGIMVAGAEADRHGPARPFLLAVLLFVAGLVLAGLAPSMGILIAGRVVQGLGAGGISSVSYVAIGRGYPEQVRPRMLAVTSSAWVIPGLIGPALAGVVADFVGWRWVFLGLVPFPLVALALALGALHALTPGSPAPADWRRPLAAVGLAAGTGMVMAGLGQGRPALAALLVVAGAALAIPALRALLPAGTFRLQFGLPAAIAATGLLNLAFFGVDAFVPLALTEGRGQSATVAGIALTAATIFWSTGAWVQAHLDQRLGRRWLLVAGLVLISVGIAGVVLALSPAVPVWVVLAAWGLAGLGMGLAFSSISLVVLATAPAGQEGAATAALQLANVLSIALGTGLGGVLVAASSARTGSPNSGVLAQSLLMIGVIVLALLTTLRLPGRAAQPGPGGQAAPEGGHAPAP, encoded by the coding sequence ATGGAGCAGAGCGTGCTACTGACTGATTCGGCCGCCGCGCCTGCGGCAGGGATCTGGAGCCCGACCCACCGGCGCCTGACGATCGGCCTGGTGCTGACGGTCACGGCAGCTGCGTTCGAGTCGCTGGCCGTGGCCACGATACTGCCGGCCACCAGCCGCGACCTGGGCGGGCTGGCGCTGTATGGCTGGGTCTTCAGCGCGTTCATGCTCACCAACCTGATCGGGATCATGGTTGCCGGTGCCGAGGCCGATCGGCATGGCCCGGCCCGGCCGTTTCTGCTGGCGGTGCTGCTGTTCGTGGCCGGGCTGGTGCTGGCCGGGCTGGCGCCGAGTATGGGCATCCTGATCGCCGGGCGAGTGGTGCAGGGGCTTGGCGCCGGCGGAATCTCGTCGGTGTCGTACGTTGCGATCGGGCGCGGCTACCCCGAGCAGGTGCGCCCGCGCATGCTGGCGGTGACCTCGAGTGCGTGGGTGATTCCGGGGCTGATTGGCCCCGCGCTGGCCGGCGTGGTGGCCGATTTTGTTGGCTGGCGCTGGGTGTTTCTTGGGCTGGTGCCGTTCCCGCTGGTGGCGCTGGCGCTGGCGCTGGGTGCGCTGCACGCGCTCACGCCGGGCAGCCCGGCGCCGGCCGACTGGCGCCGCCCGCTTGCGGCAGTCGGGCTGGCCGCCGGCACCGGCATGGTGATGGCCGGGCTGGGCCAGGGCCGGCCGGCGCTGGCCGCGCTGCTGGTTGTTGCCGGCGCGGCCCTGGCTATTCCGGCGCTACGCGCGCTGCTGCCGGCGGGCACCTTCCGCCTACAGTTTGGCCTGCCTGCGGCGATTGCGGCAACCGGGCTGCTGAACCTGGCCTTTTTCGGCGTCGACGCATTCGTGCCGCTGGCGCTCACCGAAGGCCGCGGCCAGAGCGCAACTGTGGCTGGCATCGCGCTGACGGCAGCGACGATCTTCTGGAGCACCGGCGCGTGGGTTCAGGCGCACCTCGATCAGCGGCTTGGCCGGCGCTGGCTGCTGGTGGCCGGCCTGGTTCTGATCAGCGTGGGGATTGCCGGGGTGGTGCTGGCGCTCTCGCCGGCGGTGCCGGTGTGGGTCGTGCTGGCGGCGTGGGGCCTGGCCGGGCTGGGCATGGGCCTGGCCTTCTCGTCGATCTCGCTGGTGGTGCTGGCCACGGCGCCGGCCGGCCAGGAAGGCGCCGCGACCGCCGCGCTGCAGCTGGCGAATGTGCTGAGCATCGCGCTGGGCACCGGGCTGGGCGGCGTGCTGGTGGCCGCATCCAGCGCGCGCACTGGCTCGCCAAATAGCGGGGTGCTGGCGCAGAGCCTGCTGATGATCGGCGTGATTGTGCTGGCGCTGCTGACGACGCTGCGGCTGCCCGGCCGCGCGGCGCAGCCGGGGCCAGGCGGCCAGGCGGCCCCGGAGGGTGGGCACGCACCTGCGCCGTAG
- a CDS encoding Nramp family divalent metal transporter translates to MIETRSSQPYGAEPGWRVARKMPSLPEVFASIHVPNTPSFWRKLLAFSGPGLMVSVGYMDPGNWATDLAGGAQFGYLLLSVVMISNFMAILLQHLSLKLGIATGRDLAQACRDHFSPPVALMLWVLCEIAIAACDLAEVIGSAIALNLLFGIPLVAGVLLTAADVLVVLLLQHRGFRYIEVMVGGLVFLIGGCFVYELLAAQPALAALAGGLVPSPQIVTNPGALYIAIGILGATVMPHNLYLHSSIVQTRAFERTEPGKRSAIKFATIDSTVALLFAFFINAAILVTAAAAFHGTAHADVADINDAYMLLTPMLGATFASTLFGVALLASGQNSTLTGTLAGQIVMEGFLNIRMRPWLRRLLTRAIAIVPAVIVAALYGERGTGELLVLSQVILSLQLSFAVIPLVMFTSDKLKMGPFVNPRWLNVLAWAVTAIIVVLNSYLLFQTFGSWLSG, encoded by the coding sequence ATGATTGAAACCCGATCGTCGCAACCATACGGTGCCGAGCCAGGCTGGCGGGTTGCGCGCAAGATGCCATCGCTCCCCGAGGTATTCGCCTCGATACACGTGCCGAACACCCCCAGCTTCTGGCGCAAACTGCTGGCGTTCTCCGGGCCAGGGCTGATGGTATCGGTTGGCTATATGGACCCCGGCAACTGGGCCACCGACCTGGCCGGCGGGGCACAATTCGGCTACCTGCTGCTGTCGGTCGTAATGATCTCGAACTTTATGGCCATCCTGCTGCAGCACCTGTCGCTCAAGCTCGGTATTGCGACCGGGCGCGACCTGGCGCAAGCCTGCCGCGACCACTTCTCGCCGCCCGTCGCGCTGATGCTGTGGGTCTTGTGCGAAATCGCCATCGCAGCCTGCGACCTGGCCGAGGTGATCGGCTCGGCGATTGCGCTGAACTTGCTCTTCGGCATCCCGCTGGTGGCCGGCGTGTTGCTGACGGCGGCCGATGTGCTGGTGGTGCTGCTGCTGCAGCACCGTGGCTTCCGCTACATCGAGGTGATGGTTGGCGGGCTGGTGTTTCTCATCGGCGGCTGCTTCGTATACGAGCTGCTGGCCGCGCAGCCTGCGCTGGCCGCGCTAGCGGGGGGCCTGGTACCCTCGCCGCAGATCGTCACCAACCCTGGCGCGCTGTATATCGCGATCGGCATTCTAGGCGCCACCGTCATGCCGCACAACCTCTACCTGCACTCGAGCATCGTGCAGACGCGCGCGTTCGAGCGCACCGAGCCTGGCAAGCGCTCCGCGATCAAATTCGCCACAATCGACTCGACGGTGGCGCTGCTGTTCGCGTTCTTCATCAACGCCGCGATCCTAGTGACTGCTGCGGCCGCATTTCATGGCACTGCGCATGCCGATGTCGCCGACATCAACGACGCCTATATGCTGCTGACGCCGATGCTGGGCGCGACCTTTGCCAGCACATTGTTTGGCGTAGCGCTGCTGGCCTCGGGCCAGAACTCGACGCTCACAGGCACACTGGCCGGCCAGATCGTGATGGAAGGGTTCCTGAACATTCGCATGCGCCCATGGCTGCGGCGGCTGCTCACGCGCGCAATTGCGATCGTGCCGGCGGTGATTGTAGCCGCACTGTATGGCGAGCGCGGCACTGGCGAGCTGCTGGTGCTGAGCCAGGTGATCCTCTCGCTACAGCTGAGCTTTGCCGTGATACCGCTGGTGATGTTCACCAGCGATAAGCTCAAGATGGGGCCGTTCGTCAACCCGCGCTGGCTGAACGTGCTGGCATGGGCCGTAACCGCGATCATCGTGGTGCTGAACAGCTACCTGCTGTTCCAGACGTTCGGTAGCTGGCTGAGCGGCTAA
- a CDS encoding Gfo/Idh/MocA family oxidoreductase: protein METKRLRVGVIGAGVGEMHLAGYSKLPQVEIVALAGLEDERVRRMAAEYHVPQTYREYSDLLAVPAIDAVSICLPNALHLPVTLAALRAGKHVLVEKPLARSADEGRAMVEAARELDRILMIAFNHRYRGDVQWIKQYVESGALGRIYYAKAHWMRRAGIPRLGSWFVSKAQAGGGPLVDLGVHVLDMAMYLMGEPHATAVSASAYAEFGPRGLKGWDMRSQSSAERLPYEVEDLATAFVRLEGGATLLLEASWATHSTASDDFGVTLYGSEGGVELMVRDYTHENTVRVFHDIGGVATDIAPKIRKQGGHDTVVERFVAAVLDGAPRIPSAEDGLRRAAIIDACYRSAAAGREVAV from the coding sequence ATGGAAACCAAGCGCCTGCGTGTCGGCGTGATCGGCGCCGGGGTTGGCGAGATGCACCTGGCTGGGTATAGCAAGCTACCGCAGGTTGAGATCGTGGCGCTGGCCGGGCTGGAGGACGAGCGCGTGCGGCGCATGGCGGCCGAGTATCATGTACCGCAGACGTATCGCGAGTATAGCGATCTGCTGGCTGTGCCAGCGATCGACGCGGTGAGCATATGCCTGCCGAACGCGCTGCACCTGCCGGTGACGCTGGCCGCGCTGCGTGCCGGCAAGCATGTGCTGGTCGAGAAGCCGCTGGCGCGCAGTGCCGACGAGGGCCGGGCTATGGTCGAGGCTGCGCGTGAGCTCGACCGCATCCTGATGATCGCATTCAACCACCGCTATCGCGGCGATGTGCAGTGGATCAAGCAGTATGTCGAGTCGGGCGCGCTGGGGCGGATCTACTATGCCAAAGCGCACTGGATGCGCCGCGCCGGCATCCCGCGCCTGGGTAGCTGGTTTGTCAGCAAGGCACAGGCCGGTGGTGGGCCGCTGGTCGACCTGGGCGTGCATGTGCTCGACATGGCCATGTACCTGATGGGCGAGCCGCATGCCACGGCGGTGAGCGCGAGCGCCTATGCCGAGTTCGGGCCGCGCGGATTGAAGGGCTGGGACATGCGCAGCCAGTCTAGTGCCGAACGCCTGCCCTACGAGGTCGAAGACCTGGCGACTGCGTTTGTGCGGCTCGAGGGCGGCGCGACGCTGCTGCTCGAGGCCAGCTGGGCCACGCATAGCACAGCGAGCGACGACTTCGGCGTGACGCTGTACGGCAGCGAGGGCGGCGTGGAGCTCATGGTGCGCGACTATACCCACGAGAATACCGTGCGCGTGTTTCACGACATTGGCGGCGTAGCCACCGATATTGCGCCGAAGATTCGCAAGCAGGGTGGCCACGACACCGTGGTCGAGCGTTTCGTAGCGGCGGTGCTCGATGGCGCGCCGCGCATCCCGAGCGCAGAGGATGGCCTGCGGCGTGCGGCAATCATCGACGCATGCTACCGCTCGGCCGCCGCAGGCCGCGAGGTAGCAGTGTAA
- a CDS encoding winged helix-turn-helix domain-containing protein, with product MSKETAGIFRSRLEAVAADGWANYHLAHTLLEQAANARALALLAQAETIFRTCDDMQGLWRALIGQAQLHWNDGMFALAEARALAALHAAEDTDDGFAVGCVSWQLAAIKIGQDDYAQAADYLDQAQLALDAIGFAPPGGLIAAAAQLCLEIMRWRQLLERRQIDASDAEAVIDELRTDLATRLQQVAASLRLVTTPAGESERGTGERPGLPAAVLLPQPPGLARTGLSAWLTRLWRQLIYGNTVAERRMTYGPVAEVYDWSAARVAGAPELPRRGPELACGDDVREPPIDTTPADLPPEPGDGPAAELITPAAPPPAPYEQPEASSAELTGIAAHDEPPAGPALVVQMLGGFRVTFHECSVESWPSGRGRAVFKYLLAHRDRPTPRDVLMETFWPDASADSARNSLNVALYGLRQALRAATDVPVVIFQNGAYRLNPALQIWLDIEEFKRCVQSGRRSEDAGDLAGAIGKYQQAAALYQGDFMSDDLGDDWPVLPRERLRIDYLDTLDRLSHMSFANEQYAACITLCQMILAQDNCREDVHCRLIRCYSRQDQYHLALRQYQACLEALDAELGVAPAPATTQLYERIRRHEVV from the coding sequence ATGAGCAAAGAGACAGCTGGGATTTTTCGCTCACGCCTCGAGGCCGTGGCCGCAGACGGCTGGGCGAACTACCATCTGGCGCATACACTGCTCGAGCAGGCGGCAAATGCGCGCGCGCTGGCACTCCTGGCGCAAGCTGAGACGATCTTCCGCACCTGCGATGATATGCAGGGGCTTTGGCGCGCACTGATCGGGCAGGCGCAGCTGCACTGGAACGATGGGATGTTCGCGCTGGCCGAGGCGCGCGCACTGGCAGCGCTGCACGCGGCCGAGGACACCGACGACGGATTCGCGGTGGGATGTGTGTCGTGGCAGCTGGCGGCGATCAAAATCGGCCAGGACGACTACGCCCAGGCGGCCGATTACCTCGACCAGGCCCAGCTGGCGCTGGACGCAATTGGGTTTGCCCCACCTGGTGGCCTGATCGCCGCCGCTGCACAGCTGTGCCTCGAAATCATGCGCTGGCGCCAGCTACTCGAGCGCCGCCAGATCGATGCGAGCGACGCAGAGGCGGTGATTGATGAGCTGCGCACCGACCTTGCGACGCGCCTGCAGCAGGTGGCGGCAAGCCTGCGGCTCGTAACGACGCCGGCCGGCGAGTCCGAGCGCGGCACGGGCGAACGGCCGGGCTTGCCGGCGGCGGTGTTGCTGCCACAGCCGCCGGGCCTGGCGCGCACGGGGCTGAGCGCCTGGCTGACCCGGCTATGGCGGCAGCTGATCTATGGCAACACTGTGGCTGAGCGGCGCATGACCTATGGCCCGGTGGCCGAAGTGTATGATTGGAGCGCGGCACGGGTGGCCGGCGCCCCCGAGCTACCGAGGCGCGGCCCCGAGCTGGCCTGCGGCGATGATGTGCGCGAGCCGCCGATCGACACCACGCCGGCCGATCTGCCGCCCGAACCTGGCGACGGGCCGGCAGCCGAACTGATCACACCGGCCGCGCCACCGCCCGCGCCGTATGAGCAGCCCGAGGCCAGTAGCGCCGAACTGACCGGGATCGCAGCACACGACGAGCCGCCGGCCGGGCCGGCGCTGGTGGTTCAGATGCTGGGTGGATTTCGCGTAACCTTCCATGAATGTAGCGTCGAGAGCTGGCCGAGCGGGCGTGGGCGAGCGGTGTTCAAATACCTGCTGGCCCACCGCGACCGGCCAACGCCGCGCGATGTCCTGATGGAAACGTTCTGGCCGGACGCGAGTGCCGATTCGGCACGGAATAGCCTGAATGTAGCACTGTATGGCCTGCGCCAGGCGCTACGCGCGGCCACCGATGTGCCGGTGGTGATCTTTCAAAATGGCGCCTACCGGCTCAACCCCGCGCTGCAGATCTGGCTGGATATCGAGGAGTTCAAACGCTGCGTGCAATCGGGCCGCCGGAGCGAGGACGCCGGCGATCTGGCTGGCGCGATCGGGAAATACCAGCAGGCAGCTGCGCTGTATCAGGGCGATTTCATGAGCGACGACCTGGGCGACGACTGGCCGGTGCTGCCGCGTGAGCGCCTGCGGATCGACTACCTCGACACACTCGATCGGCTGAGCCATATGTCGTTCGCGAACGAGCAGTACGCCGCGTGCATCACGCTATGCCAGATGATCCTGGCGCAGGATAATTGCCGTGAAGATGTACACTGCCGCCTGATCCGCTGCTACAGTCGCCAGGATCAGTATCACCTGGCGCTGCGGCAGTACCAGGCCTGCCTCGAGGCGCTCGACGCCGAGCTTGGCGTGGCCCCGGCGCCGGCAACCACCCAGCTCTACGAGCGCATCCGCCGCCACGAAGTGGTGTAG
- the galE gene encoding UDP-glucose 4-epimerase GalE: MNVLVTGGAGYIGSAVVEELLADQHTPVVYDNLVAGHREAVPPDVAFVQGDLFDGALLRQTLERHAIDAVVHLAAFLQPNESISNPGKYFENNVAGTVALLNGMAAQGVRRFILSSSCATFGNPVYTPIDERHPQQPISPYGLSKLMIEQMLPWYEQAHGIRYSCMRYFNAAGATPRCGEDHEPEIHLLPLVLQVAMGKRTHATIFGGDYDTRDGTCVRDYIHISDLGRAHVLALAPLESRSCNYNLANGDGFTVREVIAAARAVTGQPIPVVLEPRRAGDPPVMIGDSRRARAELGWSPRYPTIESIIQSAWDWHIAHPHGYTGTQA, translated from the coding sequence TTGAACGTACTGGTGACAGGCGGGGCCGGCTATATCGGCAGCGCCGTCGTGGAAGAATTACTGGCCGACCAGCACACCCCGGTGGTGTACGATAACCTGGTGGCCGGGCATCGCGAAGCAGTGCCGCCGGACGTGGCGTTTGTGCAGGGCGACCTGTTCGACGGCGCGCTACTGCGGCAGACGCTCGAACGCCACGCGATTGACGCAGTCGTTCACCTGGCGGCATTCTTGCAGCCGAACGAGTCGATCAGCAACCCCGGCAAGTATTTCGAGAACAACGTGGCCGGCACGGTGGCGCTGCTGAATGGTATGGCCGCGCAGGGCGTGCGGCGCTTCATCCTATCGTCGTCGTGCGCGACCTTCGGCAACCCGGTGTACACGCCGATCGACGAGCGCCACCCGCAGCAGCCGATCAGCCCGTATGGCCTGAGCAAGCTGATGATCGAGCAGATGCTGCCATGGTACGAGCAAGCCCATGGCATACGCTATAGCTGCATGCGCTACTTCAACGCCGCCGGCGCGACGCCCAGGTGCGGCGAGGATCACGAGCCCGAGATCCACCTGCTGCCGCTGGTGTTGCAGGTGGCCATGGGCAAGCGCACGCACGCCACGATCTTTGGCGGCGACTACGACACCCGCGACGGCACCTGTGTGCGCGATTACATACATATCAGCGACCTGGGGCGCGCGCACGTGCTGGCGCTGGCACCGCTGGAGTCGCGCAGCTGCAACTACAACCTGGCCAATGGCGACGGATTCACCGTACGTGAGGTGATCGCCGCCGCGCGCGCAGTGACCGGGCAGCCCATCCCGGTGGTGCTGGAACCGCGCCGCGCCGGCGACCCACCGGTAATGATTGGCGATAGCCGGCGCGCCCGCGCCGAGCTGGGCTGGTCGCCGCGCTACCCGACGATCGAGTCGATCATCCAGAGCGCGTGGGACTGGCACATAGCCCACCCGCACGGCTACACCGGCACACAGGCGTAG
- a CDS encoding MBL fold metallo-hydrolase: MQTFRFLGTSAAAPTPMAGCACPQCAEAQHERWLQRTRPSVLLESPGGVLLVDAGPDVYQQFARLASIPTLTALVITHAHADHFLGLDDLGMLAQQQGWISAQPLPVYATVDNWPRIEATFGQLFQAGPAQRYEARMLQLDTEQLIAGFRVRPFDSEHTIDMTTAMLAFELGGKRLVYASDMKMMPPAVFKGADIAIVGGTFWQREHPAHIPVLKSVRACKRLRVQRTIVTHVGHLELSNSALWAQLAALGADLAYDGAVLTFDE, translated from the coding sequence ATGCAGACCTTTCGCTTCCTGGGAACATCGGCGGCGGCACCAACACCCATGGCAGGCTGCGCCTGCCCGCAGTGTGCTGAGGCCCAGCACGAGCGTTGGCTGCAGCGTACGCGCCCGTCGGTGCTGTTGGAAAGCCCTGGCGGTGTTCTGCTGGTAGACGCCGGGCCGGATGTCTATCAGCAGTTCGCGCGCTTGGCCAGCATCCCAACCCTAACTGCGCTGGTCATCACCCACGCGCATGCCGATCACTTCCTGGGGCTCGACGACCTGGGCATGCTGGCACAGCAGCAGGGCTGGATCAGCGCGCAGCCGCTGCCAGTGTACGCGACCGTCGACAACTGGCCGCGGATCGAGGCGACGTTCGGGCAGCTGTTCCAGGCTGGCCCGGCGCAGCGCTACGAGGCGCGCATGCTCCAGCTCGACACCGAGCAGCTGATTGCTGGCTTCCGAGTACGACCGTTTGACTCCGAGCATACGATTGACATGACCACCGCGATGCTGGCGTTCGAGCTCGGCGGCAAGCGGCTGGTGTACGCCTCGGACATGAAGATGATGCCGCCGGCAGTGTTCAAAGGCGCCGACATCGCAATCGTCGGCGGGACATTCTGGCAGCGCGAGCACCCCGCACACATCCCCGTGCTCAAGAGCGTGCGCGCCTGCAAGCGGCTGCGCGTGCAGCGTACGATCGTGACGCACGTGGGCCATCTCGAGCTCAGCAATAGCGCGCTTTGGGCGCAGCTGGCCGCACTCGGCGCCGACCTTGCATACGACGGCGCGGTGCTGACATTCGATGAGTAG
- a CDS encoding insulinase family protein: protein MTASNGRAATIETATRHVFPNGMVALLQRNPSSPIVTVRGEVRVGAVHEPALQSGLAVFTGAALIRGTAARSFQQIVAETEALGASVHAGGGMHSSGFAGRALAEDLPLILEIVADMVQRPSFPAHEVERLRGQFLMGLRESEQETRTQASRAARALLFPPEHPYSRLSSGTAESVQALTRADLVAFHRLYHPGAATIAIVGDIDPPQVIDELERVFGGWEAQSAPPDQVLPPAPPVQGLLRRDIVLSGKVQSDIIYGVHGLSRTSPDFYAANVANMILGRIGLGGRLGDNVREQQGLAYSCGSSLDADLGAGPWAALAGVNPANIERAISAIVHEIGAFCADGPTDDELSDARDYMTGSLALGLETNDGIAGTLLGIERYGLGLDYISRYPAIIRSISAEQIVAVARRYLSTEHYIVVTAGPAVA, encoded by the coding sequence ATGACAGCGAGCAATGGGCGAGCCGCGACGATCGAGACGGCGACCCGCCACGTATTTCCTAACGGCATGGTCGCGCTGCTGCAGCGTAACCCGAGCAGCCCGATCGTGACAGTGCGCGGCGAGGTGCGCGTTGGCGCGGTTCACGAACCGGCGCTGCAGAGCGGGCTGGCAGTATTCACCGGCGCGGCGCTGATCCGCGGCACGGCGGCGCGCTCGTTCCAGCAGATCGTGGCCGAGACCGAGGCGCTGGGTGCGAGCGTACACGCAGGCGGCGGTATGCATAGCAGCGGCTTCGCCGGGCGCGCGCTGGCCGAAGATCTGCCGCTGATCCTCGAGATCGTTGCGGATATGGTGCAGCGCCCGAGCTTCCCGGCCCACGAGGTCGAACGGCTGCGCGGCCAGTTCCTGATGGGGCTGCGCGAGAGCGAGCAGGAGACGCGCACGCAGGCGTCGCGGGCCGCGCGCGCGCTGCTGTTCCCGCCCGAGCACCCATACAGCCGGCTCAGCAGCGGCACGGCCGAGAGCGTGCAGGCCTTGACGCGCGCCGACCTGGTGGCGTTTCACCGGCTGTACCACCCTGGCGCGGCGACGATCGCGATTGTCGGCGACATCGACCCGCCGCAGGTGATCGACGAGCTCGAGCGGGTGTTTGGCGGCTGGGAGGCGCAGAGCGCGCCGCCGGATCAGGTGCTGCCGCCGGCGCCGCCGGTGCAGGGCCTGCTGCGCCGCGATATTGTGCTGAGCGGCAAGGTGCAGAGCGATATTATCTATGGCGTACACGGCCTGAGCCGCACCAGCCCGGACTTCTACGCGGCGAATGTGGCAAACATGATCCTCGGGCGGATCGGGCTGGGCGGCCGGCTCGGCGACAATGTGCGCGAGCAGCAAGGGCTGGCGTACTCGTGCGGCAGCAGCCTGGACGCCGACCTGGGCGCCGGGCCGTGGGCCGCGCTGGCTGGTGTGAACCCGGCCAATATCGAGCGGGCGATCAGCGCGATCGTGCATGAGATCGGTGCATTCTGTGCCGACGGCCCGACCGACGACGAGCTAAGTGACGCGCGCGACTATATGACCGGCAGCCTGGCGCTGGGGCTCGAGACCAACGACGGCATCGCCGGCACGCTGCTCGGGATCGAGCGCTATGGCCTGGGGCTCGACTACATCTCGCGCTACCCGGCGATCATTCGCAGCATCAGCGCCGAACAGATCGTGGCGGTCGCGCGCCGCTACCTTTCGACCGAGCACTACATCGTCGTTACCGCCGGCCCGGCTGTGGCCTAG